Proteins encoded in a region of the Benincasa hispida cultivar B227 chromosome 2, ASM972705v1, whole genome shotgun sequence genome:
- the LOC120072011 gene encoding uncharacterized protein LOC120072011: MATNLLTFPPAGIRACAASADRRSDHNRRKTSSSSNWWAPVFGWSSEPDYIDSANKAEPQDLAGGVSKSDPETKSVRARFSPGCFTEAKARQLRMMTTETESFHDVMYHSAIASRLASDFKTRADS, encoded by the coding sequence ATGGCCACTAATCTCCTCACCTTTCCCCCCGCCGGCATCCGTGCCTGTGCCGCCTCCGCCGACCGACGCTCCGACCATAACCGTCGGAAAACCTCCTCCTCTTCCAACTGGTGGGCCCCGGTCTTCGGCTGGTCCTCCGAACCCGACTATATCGACTCCGCCAACAAGGCCGAACCTCAGGACCTAGCCGGCGGTGTTTCAAAATCGGATCCGGAGACGAAATCCGTTAGGGCTCGATTCTCCCCCGGCTGCTTCACGGAGGCGAAGGCTCGGCAGCTGCGCATGATGACGACGGAAACGGAATCATTTCACGACGTTATGTACCACTCGGCGATCGCATCTCGGCTCGCTTCCGATTTCAAAACTCGCGCTGATTCCTGA